The Levilactobacillus namurensis genomic interval ATGGCATAAATCCTTACTTGGACGTCGTTACAGGATCATTTCGGCATGACGGTAAGCCGTGAGGGCGGGCCAGACAGGGCTCAGCCGTGAAATTTTCCTTGGTGAGCGTCTTTCAGCTCGCCTAGGAAAAGGCCAAGCTTGGAGACCTGTACTTCGGGCGCCAAGTTGTGCCCACGGCGTTCCAGCCCTGTCTGGTCCGCCCGGTAAGGCGACCATTGACTGACTATTCCAGTACCAGAACTAAAAAAACTCCCGGTCAGCGACCAGGAGTGCTCATTATCTCATAAACTTGAAGCACAAAGCGAATCAGACTTAGTGCTGCTTCCTTCCGGACCTGACACGATTCGTAAGCCCGCCCTTGCTTCAAGGCCTTAACGGCAAGTACTAGTGTATCATGATTTTTCTGGACTGTCTAGCGTCTTATCAGTCGCGGCTTTCTGTGCCGCGCGCCGGGCCTTCTTAGCCACCTTCGCGCGTTGCCGAGCCGCCTTGAAGAATGACACTAACCGTTCGCCGGACTCCTTCGCTAGCAAGCCCTCGTAGACCTTGACCTGGTGGTTCAGTCGGTCATCCGTCAGCGTCTCATACAGACTATCGACGGCCCCCGCCTTGGGGTCCCGGGCGCCATAGTACACCACCGGAATCCGTGAATTAATGATGGCCCCGCTACACATCAAGCAGGGTTCGATCGTAACGTACATTTCACAGTCTTCCAGACGCCAACTCCGTAACGTGGCACAGGCTTCTTCAATGGCCCGAATCTCGGCGTGTAACGTAGCGTCGTTAGCGTGCTCCCGGAGGTTATGCCCCCGGCCGATGATCTGTCCGTCGTGGACGATGACCGCCCCAATGGGAACTTCACCAATCAGGCCGGCCTGGTCAGCTTCAAAGAGCGCCTCTTGCATATAGTGGCGTTGCGTATCCGAATAAGTTAACTGCCGCATTCAACCGCCCCTTTTCTATGATGATGCGTTCTGTCGGCTCTCCAGGATATAGTAGCCCTTATCCTTCTTCAGGATCTGGCAATTGCCAAACGTGGCCGTCATGGTCTTCTTAGCCGATGGCGCCCCCTGCTTCTTCTGCAAGACCACCGTTAGGGTCCCGCCAGGTAAGAGGTGTTGCGCCGCCTCGGTCAACATGCTGGTCACCACGGCCTTGCCTGCCCGAACGGGAGGATTGGTCAGGATGGCCGCGTACCGTTGGGTGCCCAACGCTGCGTAACGGTCAGATTCGACAATGGTCACGTTAGTAATCTGATTAGCCGTTGCATTTTGTTGCGCTAACGACAGCGCAAGTTCATTCACATCCGCCATGGTCACTTGCCGATCCGGCCACCGCTTAGCCAAGGCCAGACCGATGGGACCGTACCCGCAGCCCAGGTCCAACCACGGGCCCGCCGGCGTTTGGTCCGCTTCAAACGCGTTCAATAACGCGCAGGAACCGTAGTCGACCCGGCTCTTTGAAAAGACCCCGTTGTCGGTGGTAAACAACAATTCGTTACCTAAGAGGGTGAACGGCCAATGACGTTCTTCGTGTACAACATCTGGATTTTGTGTATAATAGTGATTAGTCATTTTCGAGACCACCTTTTAGGTTTATTTTACCGTAGAAGTTTGGTCCGTGCCAAATAGAATAATTAAGTCGCGTAAAGCACTATATTTAGTGGTTATTGTATATCCCAACCACCAAATATGGTGCTTTTTTCGATTGCGTTTTTTTAAATCTGGTGTACACTAAACACATTGATAACCAAATGTAAGAGGATGTGCGTAACATGAAAGTAACGGTTTATTCTAAAAACAACTGCATGCAATGCAAGATGACGAAGCGTTTCTTAACCGAACACAATGTGGCGTTTGAAGAACGCAATATTAACCAGAATCCGGAATATGTCACTTATCTAAAAGAACAGGGATTTCAGTCCCTTCCGGTCGTTGAAGCTGCTGGGCACAAGGCCTTTTTTGGGTTTCGTCCAGATCAATTGCAACAAATCGCGGGTTAACTGAAGTTCGACAAACCCGTCTTGGCGACGCCGTGTTTGTTCACGGGGCCGTTTTTTTAGTGGTCAGTTGACCGATCAGTCCATTCTAAGAGAAAGAAGCGAGTATGCGCATGAGCCTAAAAGATTTACAAGACGTCACGTATTATGATTTAAACAACGAGATCAACATCCCCGTTGATGGTCAGATTCCTTTGAATAAAGACCAAGAAGCCCTCGAAGCCTTCCTACGAGAAAACGTCCGGCCTAACACCAAGACCTTCGCGTCCTTACGGGAACGGTTCGACTACTTGATCCAAGAAGATTACGTCGAAACTCAGGTCATCACCCAGTACCCGTTCTCCTTTATCGAAGACCTCTACGCCTACCTAAAGGCCCAAAACTTCCACTTCAAGTCCTTCATGGCCGCCTATAAGTTCTACGCGCAATACGCGATGAAGACCAACGACAACGCCTATTACCTAGAGAACTTTATCGACCGGGTCGCCATGAACGCCCTGGACTTTGCGGAAGGTGACCAGCAACTGGCCCACGATCTCGCCGATGAGATCATCCACCAACGCTACCAACCCGCGACCCCCAGCTTCCTTAGTGCTGGCCGGGCCCGGCGTGGTGAACTGGTCTCCTGCTTCTTGATCCAATCCACCGACGACATGAACACGATCGGCCGGACCATCAATTCCGCTCTGCAGCTGTCCCGTATCGGTGGCGGGGTCGGCATCAACCTCTCGAACCTGCGGGAGGCCGGCGCACCCATCAAGCATATCGCGGGGGCCGCTTCCGGCGTCGTCCCCGTCATGAAGCTGCTCGAAGACAGTTTCTCCTACTCCAACCAACTGGGACAGCGTCAAGGGGCCGGGGTGGTCTACCTCAGCGTCTTCCATCCCGATATCATTGCGTTTCTAGGGGCTAAGAAGGAAAATGCCGATGAGAAGATTCGGCTGAAGACCCTGTCCCTGGGCGTCACCGTTCCGGACAAGTTCTACCAGCTCTGTGAAGCAGACGCGGACATGTACCTGTTCAGTCCTTACGACGTGGAACGCCTCTACGGCAAGCCTTTCTCCTACGTGGACATCACGGCGGAATACGACAAGTTAGTCGCCAACCCCGAGGTTCACAAAAAGCAGATCAAGGCTCGGGAACTGGAAACCGAGATTGGGAAACTGCAACAGGAATCCGGCTACCCTTACATCGTGAACGTCGACACGGCCAACCGCGAGAACCCCATCCAGGGACGAATCGTGATGAGCAACCTGTGTTCCGAAATCATGCAGGTTCAGACGCCGACGACCTACAATAACCGGCAAGAAGCCGAAAAATTAGGCACCGACATTTCTTGTAACCTGGGCTCGACCAACATCGTTAACCTAATGGCCTCCCCCGACTTCGGTCACTCCGTGGAGACCATGGTCCGAGCGTTGACCTTCGTGACCGACCACTCCGATATCGACGTGGTCCCGTCGATCCAACACGGTAACCACCTGGCCCACACCATTGGTCTAGGTGCCATGGGGCTACACAGCTACTTTGCTAAGAACCACATGATGTACGGGTCTAAGGACAGTATCGCCTTCACCAGCGTCTACTTCATGCTGTTAAACTACTGGACGTTAAAGGCCTCTAACCAGATTGCCAAGGAACGCCACGAGACGTTCCACAACTTCGAGAACAGCAAGTACGCCGATGGGTCCTACTTCGACCGGTACACCCAAAAGGACTGGCGGCCAACCTCCCAGAAGGTCCAAGCCCTCTTCGGTAACATCTGGTTACCATCCCCAGATGACTGGGCCCAACTCAAGGCCGACGTGATGCGTGATGGGCTGTACCACCAGAACCGGATGGCCGTTGCGCCCAACGGATCAATCTCCTACATCAACGACACCACGGCCAGCTTGCACCCGACCATCAACCGGATCGAGGAGCGCCAGGAAAAGAAGATTGGGAAGATCTACTATCCCGCACCTTACCTCAGCAACGACACCATGCCGTACTACAAGTCCGCTTACGACACCGACATGCGTCGGGTCATCGACGTCTACGCCGCGGCCCAACAGCACGTGGACCAAGGGATGAGTCTGACTTTATTCATGCGTTCGACGATTCCGGCAGGCCTCTACGAATGGAAGAACGGGCGCACGGATAAGATGACCACCCGGGATCTGAGTATCCTGCGGAATTACGCCCACCGTAAGGGCATCAAGTCCATCTACTACGTCCGGACCTTTACCGACGATAACAGTGAAGTGGGCGCCAACCAATGTGAAAGCTGTGTCATCTAGGACACTTTAACGCATGACAAGGGAGTGCTGAATATGGCAACAATGAACAGCGATGGCAATTACCAAGCCATCAACTGGAATCAAGTTTCTGACGAAATCGATAAGGCGACCTGGGAAAAGCTGACCGAGCAATTCTGGTTGGACACCCGGATCCCCGTCTCCAACGACTTAGACGATTGGCGGACCCTAGATACCGACCATAAATGGGTGGTCGGCCACGTCTTCGGGGGGTTGACCCTCCTGGACACCCTCCAGTCTCAAGACGGCATGGCCGCGTTACGGCGGGACGTCAAGACCCAACACGAAACGGCCGTCCTCAACAACATTCAATTCATGGAATCCGTCCACGCTAAGAGCTACTCGACCATCTTCTCGACGCTCAACACGCCAGACGAAATCGACGAGATCTTTAAGTGGAGTGACTCCGAAGAGTTCTTACAGAACAAGACTAAGCGGATCTACACCCTGTACCACGATGACGAACATCCCCTGAAGAAGAAGATCTCCAGTGTCTTTCTGGAAACCTTCCTGTTCTACAGCGGCTTCTTCACCCCACTGTATTACTTGGGGCACAACAAGCTCGCCAACGTGGCCGAAATCATCAAGTTGATCCTGCGGGACGAATCCGTCCACGGCACCTACATCGGCTACAAGTTCCAGCTGGGGATGAAGGAACTCGGTGAAAACGAGCAGCAGGAGCTCAAAGACTGGATGTACGACTTCCTGTACAACCTCTACGACAACGAAGAGAAGTACACCCACTTGATGTACGACCAAGTGGGCTGGACCGATGAAGTCCTGACGTTCATCCGCTACAACGCCAACAAGGCTTTGATGAACTTGGGACAGGACCCCCTGTTCCCCGACACCGCTGAGGACGTTAACCCCATCGTGATGAACGGGATCTCGACGTCAACGGCCAACCACGACTTCTTCTCACAGGTCGGTAACGGCTACCTGTTAGGAAACGTGGAAGCCATGAACGACAGTGATTACCAGATTGGCGAACCCGCTGACCCGGAAGACCCGAACCACGACAAGTAAATTCAAAATGACTTTAAAACGACGCCTATTCAGAAATAGGCGTCGTTTTTTGTTCCCAATTTACGCTGTTTTTGCATCGGCCAAGTCATTGATTCCCCATAACCGTTAAGGACCTGTTACGCTAAACTTAACTAAAAAGAGTGCCCAATTTTTTCAGAAAGAAGGTCATGCCATGCCAGCCCCTCTATGGACCGGGGACACCGCCCTGTGGCTATTAATGATCACGTTACTCTGCGCGCCCCTCATCACCCGAATTTACCAAAATCGCCGCATTGTTGGCGTCCTGAATAACGTCTGGGTCAATCAAGCCTGGATCATCGTTGGGACGCCATTATTGGTGCACCTTGGCCTGGGCTGGCCCCTAGAATCCAGCGTTTTTTGGCTGCTCAGTATTCTACTCATCAGTGGTCTGTCCGCTTGGCTGTGGACCTCAGCCCGCTGATTGCGTGACCCAGAATGGATGCCAAGTTCAGTGTTAGGGGTCTCTTGCTTGCGGTATAATGGGACCATCTTATGCTTTTCAGGGGGTTCTACCATGCCAACAATCAAAAATGTCTGTGTCTTCTGCGGGTCTAATCACGGCTTAGACCCGGCCTTTAAGCAACAAACCGTGGCGTTAGGCCAGTACCTAGCGGCCCATCACCATCCCGTGGTCTACGGTGGCGGAAAGGAAGGGTTAATGGGCACCATCGCCGAATCAACCCTGGCCGCCGGCGGTGAAGTCATCGGCATCATCCCCACCTTTCTCCAAGAGATGGGCCTTGCCAAGATGGATGTGACACGCCTAATTCAAACCAGCACGATGGACGAACGTAAGGACGAAATGTTGCGCCAAGCTGACGCCTTTATCGTTCTTCCCGGGGGCTTCGGTACCTTCGAAGAGTTCACGACCATGCTGTCCTGGAGCCAACTCAACGTCCACCAGAAACCCATCGCGTTGTTCAACATCAACCATTACTTCGACGACCTGGTGGCCATGATGCAAAAATCCTGTGACGAAGGCTTCGCCCCCCAGGCTAACATGGACCTGTTCCTAGCCGCCGATAATATTCCGGCCATGTTTGCAGGATTCGCGGCCTTCAAGCACCAGTTGCCTTACAAGTACACCAACTAATTAAAGTCATAGTTTAAGGGGGCACCAACGATGGAATCGTCGTTGGTGCCCCCTTTTCAGGCTATTTTATTGTCGGTTCTGCCAGTTAACCTCGTCGACCAACAACCGACTGAGCCACTTGGGTTCTAGCTTGCCCTTGACCGCCGCCCCCGGCCGGTTGATGACCTGCATCAGTTGTAACATGGTGAAGATCAACGACTCACGCCGGCGGTAAGCCAGGTACTTCGGTTGCCATTCCGTGACGTACTTTTCCTTATACGCTCGGAGCCCCTGGAAACTATAGAAGGTTGACCCGTACTGGTAGATCAAGTGGGCCAGCCGTTCTTCGATAAAGCTGAATTCCGAGACCCCCACGTTCGCTAAGGGTGCCATCCCCAGGTTAAAGCTGGTATACCCCTGTTGCTGGCAAGTCTGGAACAAGTAGACGAACAGGCCGTCCATCATCCCCGAAGGTGCCGCCTGACTACTTCGCATCAGGTCGATCGATGTCATCTGGTGGTTTCCCGTCGGCATCAGGTTCGCGAAGGCCACCATCTGCCCCTTCGCATCCGTCATCACCGCAATGGGCGCCTCGTCCAGATACTCCCGGTCAAAGAAGCCCATCGAGAAACTCTTTTCGGTCTCATCTCCCAACCAGGAATCCGAGATTGCTTGTAAGTCGCGATACTGCTGGTCACTCAACGGCGGTTGGAGGATCTCGAAATGGTAGTTCTCCCGGTTAAACTTATTGACCAGGGCCCGTTCACCACGCCGTGCCTTACCAGCCAGCGTGAACTGCGTGAGGTCCACGTGTCCTTCCTCACCGACCTTGATGAAGTCGAAGCCCATCTCATGTAACCGGAAGGTCAACTCTTCGCTAATCTCATAGAAGACCAGGCGTAATCCCGCCTGATCTGCGGTCCGCATAAACTCCTGCAACGCTGGCAACAAGTCCGCCTGCTGGCCGATGGGTTCCCCCATGACCAGGAGCTTATCAGCCTTTTGGCGGAACAGGAAGAGTAGACGGTCTTCGCCATCGACCTGGTAGAAGTAGGTCTGCTTATCCCGCAAGAAGGCTAGATGACTGACTTCGTTACCCCCAAAGCGTTGGATTAACCGCCGTACTCGTTCGGCGTCAAACGGCTGTTGGAGCCACGGCGCCTGGGTCGCTGAGAGGAAGCGGTTGATGGTCAACAGGATCACCAAGGCAATCAAGAGGCCTCCTAGGCCGTTTAACCAGACCTGCGTCGACGCTGGTAACCAAGCCTGTAACAGGTGGAAGAAGCGGTGCTTGCCCCCCTGAAACGCGTACAGCCCCAAAACGGTGTACAGCAGAAAGGTCCCGACGTAGATACTGCCATCGACCAGCAAGCCGCCCCAAGAGTAGTGAAAACTCTGCCGGGACAGTTCGGGCTTGGCCAGAACCAAGCAGACCAGGACTAGGCCCAGAAGAACGGCTAGGCCAACCGGGAAATTCTCGCGCCATAGGGTATAGCCGATGGCGAGGACCAGCACCACGAAAGTCGGCCAGAACGCCCGGGAGACTCGCGCTCCGATGCCCCGCGCCAACCCAATCAGTAAGAATGCCATGACTAGGTTAGAGACCTGACTCAAGAAGTAGAACATGTACGGCACTAAACGCATGTATAACTGATTCGATAACACCACGTCCGGGATCGTCGCATAGAGCAACATCATGACGCCCGAGAAGTACATGAACGTGGTCACGAAGAGCAACGCACCCCGGCGCAAAATCGCTACGGGCAGGCCGGCTAGGTACCGGTTCAACCGGTGACCTGCGTCGTGAACGAACAAGCCGACCCCCACGCCGAACGGGAGAATGTAATAGAACAGCCGGTACAACAAGAGCCACCCGGCGGCGTCCGAACGGCTAACACCCAGTAGGCCCAAGCCAAAGATCATGAACACGTCAAAGGACCCCAAGCCTCCGGGAATCATCGAGATGACCCCGGCAACCGATGCCACCACGAACATGGGAAAGACCGCCGCAAAGTCTAACGGCAACTCCAGTGTCCACCCAATCAGGAGGAAGAAGAGCGCACAGCTCCCCCACTCCAGCGTTGACCCCAGAATCAGTCGTAATTCCCGCGACCAGGTCAGGTCACTGAAGAAGGCACTATCGTTGACCCGGGTGAAGATAAAGAGCCCCGGAAAGTACAGGCCGCCCCCTAAGAGCCAGAACCAGTAGCCTTGATAGACCGTTCCTACTTGGAAGCCAAACATCATAATCAACGCGACCCAGCAGGCAATCGATAACCCGGCCAATAGGAACAACGCAATTTTTGAAATCGCATAAACCACTTGTTTTTTAGTCGCCGACTGGGCATAAAAGTTTGCCCGAAGACTCGCGCCCAGCAAGCCCCCCATGCCGGCTAAATTCGTGAACGTGTTGGTGACCCAACCGCTCCGAAAGATGTACCCCTTGGAAAAGTGTCCCGGTAAAAATTCCACAATCGTAAAGTCGTAGACCATCATAGGCAGGACCGCAATAAAGCCGACCACCGCCAAGAGCACGATCATCATTGGGTTGAGCGCACTCAACGCCGACCGAACCTGTTCCCCACTAATCTCATGGCCAATCCGGCCAAGTTCCCGAATCACCAACAAGAGCACCGACAATAAGAAGACACCCTTGATCAAGGTAAGGCGTTTTTGCACCCACGCCATTAGTCGTTGCCACACGTTTGCCACCCCCACAGCAATTTCCCCCTTTATTATGTCCAGTCGCGGGGGAAAAGACAACGGTCCTTCTCGATTGATCGACCGTTGGTTCCGCCACTTTCTAGACGTTGGTTTAAGTATACCAAAAACTCCCCGCAACCTTAGCCGGGAACGCGGGGATTAAGGGTTATTTTAAGGAACTATGCCGCGCGACGCGTTTTTGAAGGTCCAGCCACCCCACTCTTGCGTTCTCAACGGAAAACTGGTCAAAAAAAACAGCCCGACCACGAGGGCCGAGCTGTTTATGATTATAGGTTGAAGATGATTACTTAAGCGTAACCACACCACCAACGGCTTCAAGCTTTTCCTTGATGTCGTTAGCTTCGTCTTCAGAAACGCCTTCCTTGATGACAGATGGTACGTTGTCAACAAGACCCTTAGCGTCCTTCAAACCAAGGCCAGTGATTTCACGAACAGCCTTGATAGCCTTAACCTTAGCGTCACCGGATTCAGTCAATTCAACATCGAATGAGTCCTTGGCAGCAGCGTCGCCACCAGCAGCGCCGGCAGCTGCAACTGGAGCAGCAGCAGAAACGCCAAATTCGTCTTCGATAGCCTTAACAAGGTCGTTAAGGTCAGTAATGGATGCTTCTTTAAGAGAAGCAATGATAGCATCTTTATCAAAAGCCATGTTAGTTTCCTCCAAAATTGGGTTTATAGTTTTTATATCATGGATAAGACAGGTCGCTTATGCAGCTTCCCCATCATCGCCCTTTTCAGCAACGGCCTTAATTGCGTAAGCCACGTTACGGATAGGAGCTTGAAGTTCGCTAGCCAGCATGGAGAGCAGGTCTTCACGACTAGGCAAGGTAGCGTAAACGTTGATCTCATCGACTGGCATAATCTTGCCTTCGATGTAACCACCCTTGATTTCCAAGGCATCGACACTATCAGCAAACTTCTTCAAAATCTTAGCTGGGGCAATTGGATCTTCGTTAGAAAAGGCAACGGCCGTAGGTCCAGCAAAGACATCGTTTAAGTCGGCGTAACCAGCCTTTTCAGCAGCCCGAGTCAGCACCTTGTTCTTGATGACGCTCATTTGAACGCCAGCATCCCGTAATTGCTTACGTAAGTCGGTAACTTGAGCAACCGTCAGACCACGGTAGTCGACTACGATTGCGCTGGTGGCGTTGTTGAATTGTTCAACGACGGCATCAACTTTTTTCGCTTTGATTGCAATAGCTTCTTCACTCACATTGTTCACCTCCCTGATTAGATTGGTGGGATAAAAAAATCCCTATGCCACCAAGACATAGAGAGTCAAAAGTTCATGATAAACTTCTTCCTCGGCAGGAAATTAAGACCAATAGGCCACCTGAGTCTTAGGTAGATTACTAATATAACTTTATTAGGATACCGTACTCACCGACAAAAGTCAATGGACGGCTAGGGATTTTTTTATTTAGTGGTTGGCTAATTACTTAGCAGCAACCAACGTTGACAAGTCAACATCGACGCTAGGGCCGAACGTTGAGGCGATGGAAACGTGTTGAACGTAAGTCCCACGTACAGACGCTGGACGTGCACGGACAATCGTTTCAGCAATAGCCTTCAAGTTGCCGGCTAACTTATCAGCATCGAAGGAAACCTTGCCGACAGGAACAGCCACGTTACCATCCCGGTCAGTCCGGTAAGTAACTTGCCCGTTCTTAGCGTCGGAAACGGCCTTGGTGACGTTCATGGTAACCGTCCCCGTCTTAGGGTTAGGCATTAAGCCCTTAGGACCTAAGACCCGACCTAAGCGTCCAACTTGGGCCATCATGTCTGGCGTTGCAATGGCAACGTCAAAGTCCATCCAGCCGTCTTGGATCCGTTCAACTAAGTCTTGTTCACCGACAACGTCAGCACCGGCAGCTTCTGCGGCCTTAGCTTGGTCACCCTTAGCGAACACGATAACCGTGGTTTCTTTACCAGTCCCATTAGGGAGCACTAAAGCGCCACGTAATTGTTGATCGGCTTGCTTCGTGTCAACGTTAAGCTTGAATGCAATTTCAACCGTTGCATCGAACTTAGCGAAATCAATCTTCTTTACTAAATC includes:
- the tadA gene encoding tRNA adenosine(34) deaminase TadA, producing the protein MRQLTYSDTQRHYMQEALFEADQAGLIGEVPIGAVIVHDGQIIGRGHNLREHANDATLHAEIRAIEEACATLRSWRLEDCEMYVTIEPCLMCSGAIINSRIPVVYYGARDPKAGAVDSLYETLTDDRLNHQVKVYEGLLAKESGERLVSFFKAARQRAKVAKKARRAAQKAATDKTLDSPEKS
- a CDS encoding class I SAM-dependent methyltransferase, with the translated sequence MTNHYYTQNPDVVHEERHWPFTLLGNELLFTTDNGVFSKSRVDYGSCALLNAFEADQTPAGPWLDLGCGYGPIGLALAKRWPDRQVTMADVNELALSLAQQNATANQITNVTIVESDRYAALGTQRYAAILTNPPVRAGKAVVTSMLTEAAQHLLPGGTLTVVLQKKQGAPSAKKTMTATFGNCQILKKDKGYYILESRQNASS
- the nrdH gene encoding glutaredoxin-like protein NrdH, which produces MKVTVYSKNNCMQCKMTKRFLTEHNVAFEERNINQNPEYVTYLKEQGFQSLPVVEAAGHKAFFGFRPDQLQQIAG
- the nrdE gene encoding class 1b ribonucleoside-diphosphate reductase subunit alpha — encoded protein: MSLKDLQDVTYYDLNNEINIPVDGQIPLNKDQEALEAFLRENVRPNTKTFASLRERFDYLIQEDYVETQVITQYPFSFIEDLYAYLKAQNFHFKSFMAAYKFYAQYAMKTNDNAYYLENFIDRVAMNALDFAEGDQQLAHDLADEIIHQRYQPATPSFLSAGRARRGELVSCFLIQSTDDMNTIGRTINSALQLSRIGGGVGINLSNLREAGAPIKHIAGAASGVVPVMKLLEDSFSYSNQLGQRQGAGVVYLSVFHPDIIAFLGAKKENADEKIRLKTLSLGVTVPDKFYQLCEADADMYLFSPYDVERLYGKPFSYVDITAEYDKLVANPEVHKKQIKARELETEIGKLQQESGYPYIVNVDTANRENPIQGRIVMSNLCSEIMQVQTPTTYNNRQEAEKLGTDISCNLGSTNIVNLMASPDFGHSVETMVRALTFVTDHSDIDVVPSIQHGNHLAHTIGLGAMGLHSYFAKNHMMYGSKDSIAFTSVYFMLLNYWTLKASNQIAKERHETFHNFENSKYADGSYFDRYTQKDWRPTSQKVQALFGNIWLPSPDDWAQLKADVMRDGLYHQNRMAVAPNGSISYINDTTASLHPTINRIEERQEKKIGKIYYPAPYLSNDTMPYYKSAYDTDMRRVIDVYAAAQQHVDQGMSLTLFMRSTIPAGLYEWKNGRTDKMTTRDLSILRNYAHRKGIKSIYYVRTFTDDNSEVGANQCESCVI
- the nrdF gene encoding class 1b ribonucleoside-diphosphate reductase subunit beta; this encodes MATMNSDGNYQAINWNQVSDEIDKATWEKLTEQFWLDTRIPVSNDLDDWRTLDTDHKWVVGHVFGGLTLLDTLQSQDGMAALRRDVKTQHETAVLNNIQFMESVHAKSYSTIFSTLNTPDEIDEIFKWSDSEEFLQNKTKRIYTLYHDDEHPLKKKISSVFLETFLFYSGFFTPLYYLGHNKLANVAEIIKLILRDESVHGTYIGYKFQLGMKELGENEQQELKDWMYDFLYNLYDNEEKYTHLMYDQVGWTDEVLTFIRYNANKALMNLGQDPLFPDTAEDVNPIVMNGISTSTANHDFFSQVGNGYLLGNVEAMNDSDYQIGEPADPEDPNHDK
- a CDS encoding TIGR00730 family Rossman fold protein, which encodes MPTIKNVCVFCGSNHGLDPAFKQQTVALGQYLAAHHHPVVYGGGKEGLMGTIAESTLAAGGEVIGIIPTFLQEMGLAKMDVTRLIQTSTMDERKDEMLRQADAFIVLPGGFGTFEEFTTMLSWSQLNVHQKPIALFNINHYFDDLVAMMQKSCDEGFAPQANMDLFLAADNIPAMFAGFAAFKHQLPYKYTN
- the rplL gene encoding 50S ribosomal protein L7/L12 gives rise to the protein MAFDKDAIIASLKEASITDLNDLVKAIEDEFGVSAAAPVAAAGAAGGDAAAKDSFDVELTESGDAKVKAIKAVREITGLGLKDAKGLVDNVPSVIKEGVSEDEANDIKEKLEAVGGVVTLK
- the rplJ gene encoding 50S ribosomal protein L10, which produces MSEEAIAIKAKKVDAVVEQFNNATSAIVVDYRGLTVAQVTDLRKQLRDAGVQMSVIKNKVLTRAAEKAGYADLNDVFAGPTAVAFSNEDPIAPAKILKKFADSVDALEIKGGYIEGKIMPVDEINVYATLPSREDLLSMLASELQAPIRNVAYAIKAVAEKGDDGEAA
- the rplA gene encoding 50S ribosomal protein L1, with the protein product MAHKRGKKYQDAVKQVEAGKVYALNDAVDLVKKIDFAKFDATVEIAFKLNVDTKQADQQLRGALVLPNGTGKETTVIVFAKGDQAKAAEAAGADVVGEQDLVERIQDGWMDFDVAIATPDMMAQVGRLGRVLGPKGLMPNPKTGTVTMNVTKAVSDAKNGQVTYRTDRDGNVAVPVGKVSFDADKLAGNLKAIAETIVRARPASVRGTYVQHVSIASTFGPSVDVDLSTLVAAK